The segment TCATTTTCCATTTGCAGACGTTTTATGGTTTGTTCCTGCGTTTTCGACTTTTCTGTAGGTCGTCCCTTGGGTAGCGGCGCCGCATGGCGAAGTTCCACCTCCTTGCGCAGACCGCACCAGCTTTGGATGGCATACCGACTGATTCCATATTGTCTGCTTAATTCCCGTATGCTAATCCCTCTACGATACCCCTGGACTACTATCTCTTTCATCTCCTGGCCATACCGTAACATCCCTTTTTTCCCTGACATGACAAAACCTCCAGTCGTAATTCTATCCTACGACTGGAGGCTTTTTCTTTCAATGTCCGTTTTTCCTGCTCCGGTTCACAGATTGCTGGAAGGCTTTTTGCTATGGAAAGGGGAATTCTTCTTATCTATGGCGAATGAAAAATTACTATATTCCCATGAAAGAAGGAAATACAGCATGATCACACTGGCAGATATAATAAAAGCCCGGGGCGTTCTAAACAGTATAATTCATAAGACGGGCTTAATGACGGATAACCTATTGGATGAGACGACGGGTAACCGGATTTTTCTTAAGATGGAGAACTTGCAGCGGACGGGGTCGTTTAAGGTCCGGGGAGCCTATAACCGGATTGCCAATTTAACTGATGCGGAAAAAGGAAAAGGGGTTATTGCGGCCTCGGCGGGTAATCATGCACAAGGGGTTGCGCTGGCAGCTAAAGCCTATGGAATTAGTGCCACGATTGTGATGCCTAGATATGCACCCTTGTCTAAGATAAAGGCTACCCGTCAACTGGGGGCCAACGTCATCCTGGAGGGGGAAGTATATGATGATTCTTTTGAAGCAGCTCTGAAAATTCAGCAGGAGACAAGGGCTACTTTTATTCACCCTTTTGACGATCCGCTAGTCATTGCCGGACAGGGGACGATCGGGTTGGAGATACTGGAGGATTTGCCCGATGTGGAGGTTGTGGTAGTGCCTATCGGGGGCGGGGGGCTGATTTCCGGTGTTGCCGCCGCGATAAAACAGAGTAACCCTGCCATCAAGGTAGTCGGCGTCCAGACCCGGAATGTGCCGTCTATGTTTGAATCCATGGATCAACAAAAAATCGTGACCGTTCACGGCTCGGCGACCATTGCCGACGGAATTGCCGTCAAAACTCCCGGCCAACTGACTTTTGACATGGTGCAGCAATATGTAGATGAGATTGTAACGGTGGATGAAGACG is part of the Propionispora vibrioides genome and harbors:
- the ilvA gene encoding threonine ammonia-lyase — encoded protein: MITLADIIKARGVLNSIIHKTGLMTDNLLDETTGNRIFLKMENLQRTGSFKVRGAYNRIANLTDAEKGKGVIAASAGNHAQGVALAAKAYGISATIVMPRYAPLSKIKATRQLGANVILEGEVYDDSFEAALKIQQETRATFIHPFDDPLVIAGQGTIGLEILEDLPDVEVVVVPIGGGGLISGVAAAIKQSNPAIKVVGVQTRNVPSMFESMDQQKIVTVHGSATIADGIAVKTPGQLTFDMVQQYVDEIVTVDEDEISSAILFLLEKVKTVSEGAGAASVAAVFNKLSHYQNKKIAVVVSGGNIDVNILSRIVDQGLVKSGRKVYLDTIIPDKPGHLWKLLQLISSTGVNILTINHKRDKRDVLIGFAQVEVEIETADEEHIYTVKKLLEKNNYCTQLC